In one window of Brassica rapa cultivar Chiifu-401-42 chromosome A07, CAAS_Brap_v3.01, whole genome shotgun sequence DNA:
- the LOC103829329 gene encoding cytochrome c oxidase subunit 6b-1, whose amino-acid sequence MSGKDTVVLVCVGNEKWSDRSCKNLNLTLVSLSSEKILCLSDPRRSEESRRPLTSMAESVASQTPSLSEQYHLEKEVKQDTSAKPVEVAPEVTSQAEEVSTDKASEESPAEDKSESPPAASEEAPPAVVEEETPAAVEESNDGNASEEVVEETPDEIKLETAPADFRFPTTNQTRHCFTRYIEYHRCVAAKGDDAPECDKFSKFYRSLCPGEWVDKWNEQRENGTFPGPL is encoded by the exons ATGTCAGGAAAAGACACTGTCGTTTTAGTCTGTGTGGGAAATGAGAAATGGTCAGATAGATCCTGCAAGAACCTAAACCTAACACTCGTTTCTTTGTCATCAGAAAAGATTCTCTGTctctccgatcctcgtcgatcTGAAGAATCTCGGAGACCACTCACTTCAATGGCGGAATCTGTAGCTTCTCAAACTCCGTCGCTCTCCGAG CAATATCATTTGGAGAAGGAAGTGAAGCAAGACACAAGCGCGAAGCCTGTCGAGGTTGCACCAGAGGTTACTTCTCAAGCTGAAGAGGTTAGCACCGACAAAGCCAGTGAAGAGTCTCCTGCTGAGGACAAGTCTGAGTCTCCTCCTGCTGCTTCTGAAGAGGCTCCTCCTGCTGTGGTAGAGGAAGAGACTCCTGCTGCGGTGGAAGAGAGTAATGATGGCAACGCTAGTGAAGAAGTTGTTGAGGAGACTCCTGATGAGATCAAG CTTGAGACGGCTCCCGCTGATTTCCGTTTCCCGACAACTAACCAAACAAGGCATTGTTTCACACGTTACATTGAATATCACAG ATGTGTAGCTGCTAAGGGTGACGACGCTCCAGAATGCGATAAGTTTTCAAAGTTTTACCGATCTCTTTGCCCCGGTGAATGG GTTGACAAGTGGAACGAGCAAAGAGAGAATGGAACTTTCCCTGGTCCTCTTTAA